In Crinalium epipsammum PCC 9333, the following are encoded in one genomic region:
- a CDS encoding HesA/MoeB/ThiF family protein, producing MRYPKISLHIPPQMWYQFRQVMQKARKTNEEVIGFFFCKRHQLSKHQVRYLPKSWVVPEPDCYERQSISGLVLKQQFHLYLLHNHLIPGLDVVHIHTHAGQGQLSFSCVDDRYESEYAKFLSSTFKKKPRLISGIFDESLQNSQFRLWDRKGQSFQKINFDKSWFALEEKTAYLPETELMFARQQVFGKTFQKQLGELSVTLIGCGGIGAIFAEQLGRLGVKKWLLIDPDRLETVNLNRMPAATPEMVKERWYKVHYVKQLIKRIYATGSSVKAMPVSITDESVQREVAATDLIVVATDNHYSRQVAQELALKYMRPLVCLGTHIDIQGNGTPRMYGRVTVPPLGGGWCLMCGNMINLRIAALELAPFEINHLAMQAGYLEGINNPAVFWLNSLCASSGVGVIHGMLSGFLNVDSGLDWIYDFSESNWLKTNTNYLTGSDCYFCG from the coding sequence ATGCGCTACCCAAAAATTTCTTTACACATCCCACCACAAATGTGGTATCAGTTTCGTCAAGTCATGCAAAAGGCTCGAAAGACAAATGAAGAAGTTATTGGTTTCTTCTTTTGTAAACGCCATCAATTATCAAAACATCAGGTAAGATATTTGCCCAAATCCTGGGTTGTTCCTGAACCTGATTGTTATGAACGTCAATCTATCAGTGGGTTAGTATTAAAACAACAATTTCACCTGTACTTGCTTCATAATCATCTAATACCAGGATTAGATGTTGTCCACATTCATACTCATGCAGGTCAAGGTCAACTATCATTCTCCTGTGTTGACGACCGTTACGAATCAGAATATGCCAAATTTCTTTCATCTACTTTCAAGAAAAAACCTCGCTTGATTTCGGGAATTTTTGATGAATCGCTGCAAAACAGCCAATTCCGGCTCTGGGATAGAAAAGGACAATCTTTTCAAAAAATAAATTTTGATAAATCCTGGTTTGCATTGGAAGAGAAAACAGCCTATTTACCAGAAACAGAATTAATGTTTGCTCGTCAACAAGTTTTTGGAAAAACTTTCCAAAAACAACTGGGCGAACTTTCAGTTACATTAATTGGCTGTGGTGGAATTGGAGCGATTTTTGCCGAACAGCTAGGACGTTTAGGTGTAAAAAAGTGGCTATTAATCGATCCAGATCGTTTGGAAACAGTTAATTTAAATCGGATGCCTGCTGCTACACCAGAAATGGTTAAAGAACGGTGGTATAAAGTTCACTATGTCAAACAATTGATTAAAAGAATTTATGCTACTGGTTCTAGTGTCAAAGCTATGCCTGTCTCTATTACAGATGAATCAGTTCAACGGGAAGTTGCTGCAACAGATTTAATTGTTGTTGCTACTGACAATCATTATTCTCGCCAAGTTGCCCAAGAATTAGCTTTGAAGTATATGCGTCCCTTAGTTTGTCTTGGTACTCATATAGATATTCAAGGTAATGGAACACCCCGAATGTATGGTCGAGTTACTGTTCCACCACTTGGGGGTGGCTGGTGTTTGATGTGTGGCAATATGATTAATTTACGCATAGCAGCTTTAGAGTTGGCTCCTTTTGAGATTAATCATTTAGCAATGCAAGCAGGTTATTTAGAAGGGATTAATAATCCAGCAGTTTTTTGGTTAAATAGCTTGTGTGCAAGTTCGGGAGTTGGGGTAATTCATGGAATGCTCAGTGGTTTCCTAAATGTTGATTCTGGTCTTGACTGGATTTATGATTTTTCTGAGTCTAATTGGCTGAAAACTAACACTAATTATTTAACTGGTTCTGATTGTTATTTTTGTGGCTGA
- a CDS encoding IS630 family transposase, which translates to MPAKNHLSQEQREQLLTILKEHENPYVREKVLILLLINDGKTYQEISEFLDLAYPTVAYWAVHGDPDNLDSFLDGRREGNFSKVTQEYENLLLEVVEKEPAEYGYEFGRWTAARLATYLEQATGIKLSGSQVRRRLEKKKYVYLWAKYSLEDKQNPEKRKIFKEKLAEYLKITLATPERLQVWFWDESGFSLRVIRRKTWGKKGHRKKVTGQRRRGRVNIMGGLRYHDKKRMNFVIKKGNADVFYEQIKLLNGFLLEEWIEQGKQSEDFAKGSAKIVIILDNASFHKRKDILEKIASEMPNIILEFLPPYSPDYNLIELVWHSAKEYIAHRLFESVEQLEELLNKLLNEGGLIIKWERKIKNKGNAAY; encoded by the coding sequence ATGCCAGCCAAAAACCATCTTTCTCAAGAACAGAGAGAACAGCTACTGACAATCTTAAAAGAGCATGAAAATCCCTATGTAAGAGAGAAGGTTCTGATTTTATTATTAATAAACGATGGAAAAACCTACCAAGAGATTAGTGAATTTCTAGATCTTGCATACCCAACAGTAGCATATTGGGCGGTTCATGGCGACCCAGATAATTTAGATAGCTTTTTAGATGGAAGGAGAGAAGGTAATTTTAGCAAAGTTACCCAAGAATATGAAAACTTATTATTAGAAGTTGTTGAAAAAGAGCCAGCAGAATATGGATATGAATTTGGGAGATGGACAGCAGCAAGACTAGCAACCTACCTGGAGCAAGCAACAGGAATTAAGTTAAGTGGTTCTCAAGTGAGGAGAAGATTAGAGAAAAAAAAGTACGTTTACCTGTGGGCAAAATACAGCCTGGAGGACAAACAAAACCCTGAAAAACGTAAAATATTTAAAGAAAAATTAGCGGAATATTTAAAAATAACGCTCGCAACCCCAGAGCGTTTACAGGTATGGTTCTGGGACGAAAGCGGTTTTAGTTTAAGAGTGATAAGAAGAAAAACCTGGGGCAAGAAAGGTCATAGAAAGAAAGTGACGGGGCAAAGAAGAAGAGGAAGAGTAAATATTATGGGAGGATTGCGTTATCACGACAAAAAGAGGATGAATTTTGTCATAAAAAAAGGAAATGCAGATGTTTTTTATGAACAGATAAAACTCTTAAATGGTTTTTTACTAGAAGAATGGATTGAGCAAGGTAAACAAAGTGAAGATTTTGCAAAAGGTTCAGCAAAAATAGTTATTATTTTAGATAACGCCAGCTTCCACAAAAGGAAAGATATTTTAGAAAAAATCGCCTCAGAAATGCCCAACATTATTTTAGAGTTCTTACCCCCATATAGCCCAGATTATAATTTAATCGAATTAGTTTGGCATTCAGCGAAAGAATATATAGCTCATCGACTATTTGAGTCAGTAGAACAGCTAGAAGAGTTATTGAATAAGTTGTTAAATGAAGGAGGTCTTATTATTAAATGGGAACGTAAAATTAAAAATAAAGGTAATGCTGCTTATTAA
- a CDS encoding VWA domain-containing protein produces MPKFNSNPEQLAFDVSKWDAVQWEDYADAHPETKRPIEIGTEKVETFGIFTTEIFHRLYAPEPKPLENPRPEDVWALRSHSILTELPDFDSLQTTIEVEAIGDSFKKWLLSGVGTTKFSEYVAERLPKPRTPLTNPQPLRQQTLALKKQINSLRKETAEAEVDEQNPQKAKQIKQHLSELEEALKNVINEGKKSVLTAEKYAERLEKTGKGLKTILEEATLSAQEAVEGAAIALSAFGWGDSNGFSSKSISSEQKIKLAKRVAQNQKLQAIAKLAGRMKLLAAKKQRTKTTQAATEIYSVTTGNDLAHLVPSELVKLVVPELKPLFLKGYSEKSLLQYELNSKEKQGRGPIVVCLDSSGSMQGAKEEWSKAVAIALLTIANQQKRTCRILHFCKTVCRVDDFPAGQLDPVKLVDCMECFYNGGTSWSAPLDSALAIIKTESRYKNGDIIMITDDQCSVSSPWLTEFKQSQKLLEFSTFGIMLGSSDTRALSQILDTVMAIPNLQKDEEIETVFAI; encoded by the coding sequence ATGCCTAAATTTAATTCAAACCCTGAACAATTAGCATTCGACGTATCTAAATGGGATGCTGTGCAATGGGAAGACTACGCAGACGCACACCCAGAAACCAAAAGACCAATTGAAATTGGAACAGAGAAAGTAGAAACATTTGGCATATTTACAACTGAGATCTTCCATAGGCTTTATGCACCAGAACCAAAACCTTTAGAGAATCCTCGCCCTGAAGACGTTTGGGCGTTGCGATCGCACTCCATTCTCACTGAACTACCCGACTTTGATTCTTTGCAAACAACTATTGAAGTGGAAGCTATAGGCGATAGTTTCAAAAAGTGGTTACTGTCAGGAGTTGGTACAACCAAATTCTCAGAGTATGTAGCAGAGCGTCTACCTAAACCTCGCACTCCCCTGACTAATCCTCAGCCATTAAGACAACAAACCTTAGCACTGAAAAAACAAATTAACTCACTAAGGAAGGAGACAGCAGAGGCAGAAGTTGACGAACAAAACCCCCAAAAAGCTAAACAAATTAAACAGCATCTTTCTGAATTAGAAGAGGCGTTGAAAAACGTTATTAACGAGGGTAAAAAGAGCGTTCTAACTGCTGAAAAGTATGCAGAACGGCTTGAGAAAACAGGTAAAGGACTAAAAACTATTTTAGAGGAAGCAACTTTGTCCGCGCAAGAAGCGGTCGAAGGTGCTGCAATTGCTCTTAGTGCATTTGGTTGGGGTGACAGCAACGGCTTCAGTTCCAAAAGCATCAGTTCAGAACAAAAGATTAAATTGGCTAAAAGAGTTGCACAAAATCAAAAGTTACAGGCAATAGCCAAGCTCGCTGGACGGATGAAACTGTTAGCTGCCAAAAAGCAACGCACCAAAACAACCCAAGCGGCGACAGAAATTTATTCAGTTACTACTGGAAATGACTTGGCTCACCTAGTCCCCTCGGAGCTTGTGAAGCTGGTTGTACCAGAACTAAAGCCCTTGTTCCTTAAAGGCTACTCGGAAAAATCGCTACTGCAATATGAACTCAATTCAAAAGAGAAGCAGGGACGCGGCCCAATTGTTGTATGCCTTGATTCATCAGGATCAATGCAAGGTGCAAAAGAAGAGTGGTCTAAAGCGGTTGCGATCGCATTACTTACCATTGCTAACCAGCAAAAACGTACCTGTCGAATTCTGCATTTTTGTAAGACTGTTTGTCGCGTTGACGATTTCCCTGCTGGACAACTAGATCCCGTCAAACTGGTCGATTGTATGGAATGTTTCTACAACGGTGGCACTAGCTGGTCAGCACCGTTAGATAGCGCACTTGCAATAATCAAGACAGAATCGCGCTACAAAAACGGGGACATCATCATGATTACTGATGACCAATGCAGTGTCTCATCACCTTGGCTAACAGAGTTTAAACAATCTCAGAAATTATTAGAATTCAGCACCTTTGGCATTATGCTCGGCAGTTCTGATACAAGAGCATTGTCTCAGATTTTGGATACTGTCATGGCTATTCCAAACCTTCAAAAAGATGAAGAAATTGAAACCGTGTTCGCAATTTAA
- a CDS encoding WGR domain-containing protein translates to MQKLTTNPMANIISRICLECRNDATNTNKFWKAEINADNCQLTTTWGRIGTKGQSKSHQFYNVIDAEFKLKQLKMEKLNKGYTELKQPSSPKKSTANVKTVNQVKTDTNLAQVNAALLLLNVIQPYVRGADFNNLSYAGMLKDLAELVPFLQINPNPQKAFADVVSLEDARRRLQLKLAALQ, encoded by the coding sequence TTGCAAAAATTAACTACCAATCCAATGGCGAATATTATCTCGCGAATCTGCCTTGAGTGCAGAAATGATGCTACCAACACTAACAAATTCTGGAAGGCTGAAATCAATGCCGATAACTGCCAGTTAACTACTACTTGGGGAAGAATTGGCACAAAAGGACAAAGTAAAAGCCACCAATTTTACAACGTTATAGATGCCGAATTTAAGCTGAAACAACTGAAAATGGAAAAACTTAATAAAGGTTACACAGAACTAAAACAACCAAGCTCTCCAAAAAAAAGTACGGCTAATGTAAAAACAGTTAATCAAGTAAAAACTGATACAAATTTGGCTCAAGTAAATGCAGCATTACTACTTTTGAATGTGATACAGCCTTATGTAAGGGGCGCGGATTTCAACAATTTAAGTTATGCAGGAATGTTAAAAGATCTGGCAGAGCTTGTACCATTTCTACAAATAAATCCAAATCCACAAAAGGCATTTGCTGATGTTGTAAGTTTGGAAGATGCAAGAAGAAGACTACAGTTAAAACTCGCAGCATTGCAGTAA